In one window of Nocardia brasiliensis DNA:
- a CDS encoding TSUP family transporter, translated as MQIGDWAVLITAATAAGWVDAVVGGGGLIILPTLFLVAPNIAPQTALGTNKLAAVAGTGASVLTFARKVPMQWRVLIPAAGIAAVTAGVGAAAVSLIDRDLFIPIVMVVLVGVALFVTLRPSIGVTLATHAPTRRKVILTVALAAGLVGFYDGLLGPGTGTFLIITFATLLGTEFVRAAAMAKVINCGSNVGALIFFGLTGHIMFLLGAAMAVGNVAGAILGSHMALRNGAKFVRVVLLVVVVAMVIRLGWQQFG; from the coding sequence GTGCAGATCGGTGATTGGGCGGTGTTGATCACCGCGGCGACGGCCGCGGGTTGGGTGGACGCGGTGGTCGGCGGCGGCGGGCTGATCATCCTGCCGACGTTGTTTCTCGTCGCGCCGAACATCGCGCCGCAGACCGCGCTCGGCACGAACAAGCTCGCCGCCGTCGCGGGTACCGGTGCGTCGGTGCTGACCTTCGCCAGGAAGGTGCCGATGCAGTGGCGGGTGCTGATTCCAGCGGCGGGTATCGCGGCGGTGACCGCGGGCGTCGGAGCCGCCGCGGTGTCGTTGATCGACCGCGACCTGTTCATTCCGATCGTGATGGTGGTGCTCGTCGGCGTCGCGCTGTTCGTCACGCTGCGCCCCTCGATCGGCGTCACGCTCGCCACGCACGCGCCGACCCGGCGCAAAGTGATCCTCACGGTCGCGCTCGCCGCCGGCCTCGTGGGGTTCTACGACGGACTGCTCGGCCCCGGCACCGGGACCTTCCTCATCATCACGTTCGCGACACTGCTCGGCACCGAGTTCGTGCGGGCGGCCGCGATGGCGAAGGTGATCAACTGCGGCTCCAACGTGGGCGCGCTGATCTTCTTCGGCCTCACCGGCCACATCATGTTCCTGCTCGGCGCCGCCATGGCGGTCGGCAACGTGGCGGGCGCGATCCTCGGCTCCCACATGGCATTGCGCAACGGCGCCAAGTTCGTTCGCGTTGTACTGCTCGTCGTGGTCGTCGCGATGGTGATCCGCCTGGGCTGGCAGCAGTTCGGCTGA
- a CDS encoding TetR/AcrR family transcriptional regulator has translation MPPSALRDRKRERTRRALLEAAVELFESRGYDETTVADIAAAAEVGTRTFFNYFASKEELLFPETDERVRAAVAAIGSRRPGERPVEVLLRALRAAGDNPGEHLVDDLSARIAALRAQVSRTVPSVSGRAAHAQLVAQREIARQLHAAFPAELDEVGAAALVGAVVGAVSGALTVLFQQPINGADDGERLHRQIHETTSRVLKPWLASQVEPIG, from the coding sequence GTGCCGCCATCCGCCCTCCGTGACCGCAAACGTGAACGTACCCGCCGCGCTCTGCTCGAGGCAGCCGTAGAGCTTTTCGAGTCCAGAGGCTACGACGAGACGACGGTGGCCGACATCGCGGCGGCGGCCGAGGTGGGCACGCGCACCTTCTTCAACTACTTCGCGAGCAAGGAAGAACTGCTCTTCCCGGAGACCGACGAACGGGTGCGGGCCGCGGTGGCCGCGATCGGCAGCCGCAGGCCGGGGGAGCGTCCGGTCGAGGTGTTACTGCGCGCGTTACGCGCGGCCGGTGACAATCCCGGCGAACATCTCGTCGACGATCTGAGCGCCCGGATCGCGGCGCTGCGCGCGCAGGTGTCGCGCACGGTGCCGTCGGTGAGCGGGCGGGCCGCGCACGCGCAGCTGGTGGCCCAGCGCGAGATCGCCCGGCAGTTGCATGCCGCGTTCCCCGCCGAACTCGACGAGGTCGGCGCCGCAGCGCTGGTCGGCGCGGTCGTCGGCGCGGTGTCCGGCGCGCTCACCGTGCTGTTCCAGCAGCCGATCAACGGCGCCGACGACGGCGAGCGGCTGCACCGGCAGATCCACGAGACCACCTCGCGGGTACTGAAGCCCTGGCTCGCCTCCCAGGTCGAGCCCATCGGCTGA
- a CDS encoding TldD/PmbA family protein, giving the protein MSIATSKDVDAEFLALPLAALADAALSAARAAGAQHADLRVHRLVTQTIRLRDGRVEAVTDDIELGFAVRVIVDGTWGFASHAALSTATAAEVARTAVTVATTLRALNRERVELADEPIYSDVRWVSAYDVDPFTVPTTDKVALLQDYSERLSGADGVDHVTAYVLQVKEQTFYADTAGSTITQQRVRLHPQFEATTVDSAAGVFETMRTLAPPVGRGWEYVTGADGAWDWSGELAEIPSWLAEKVKAPTVTPGPTDLVIDPTNLWLTIHESIGHATEYDRAIGYESAYAGTSFATPDKLGTLKYGTPIMHVTGDRTEEHGLASVGYDDEGVAGQRWDLVRDGVLVGYQLDRVFAPRLGLTRSNGCSYADSAHHVPIQRMANVSLQPDPERDTSTEELISRVRDGIYIVGDKSWSIDMQRYNFQFTGQRFFRIRDGKLDGQLRDVAYQATTTDFWGAMEAVGGPSTWRLGGAFNCGKAQPGQVAAVSHGCPSVLVRGINILNTRTEAGQ; this is encoded by the coding sequence GTGAGCATCGCGACTTCCAAGGATGTGGACGCAGAGTTCCTCGCCCTGCCGCTGGCCGCACTCGCCGACGCCGCGTTGAGCGCGGCGCGCGCGGCCGGCGCCCAGCACGCCGACCTGCGCGTGCACCGGTTGGTGACGCAGACGATCCGGCTGCGGGACGGGCGCGTCGAGGCGGTCACCGACGACATCGAACTCGGCTTCGCGGTCCGCGTGATCGTCGACGGCACGTGGGGTTTCGCCTCGCACGCCGCGCTGAGCACCGCGACCGCCGCCGAGGTCGCACGCACCGCGGTGACCGTCGCCACGACGTTGCGCGCGTTGAACCGCGAGCGGGTCGAACTCGCCGACGAGCCGATCTACTCCGACGTGCGCTGGGTCTCGGCCTACGACGTGGACCCGTTCACCGTGCCGACCACCGACAAGGTCGCGCTGCTGCAGGACTATTCGGAGCGACTGTCCGGCGCCGACGGCGTCGACCACGTCACCGCGTACGTATTGCAGGTGAAGGAGCAGACCTTCTACGCCGACACCGCGGGCTCCACGATCACCCAGCAGCGGGTCCGGCTGCATCCGCAGTTCGAGGCGACCACGGTCGATTCGGCGGCGGGCGTCTTCGAGACCATGCGCACGCTGGCGCCGCCGGTCGGCCGCGGCTGGGAGTACGTCACCGGCGCCGACGGCGCCTGGGACTGGTCGGGCGAACTGGCCGAGATCCCGTCCTGGCTGGCCGAGAAGGTGAAGGCGCCGACCGTCACGCCCGGCCCGACCGATCTGGTGATCGACCCGACCAACCTGTGGCTCACCATTCACGAGTCCATCGGCCACGCCACCGAGTACGACCGCGCGATCGGCTACGAATCCGCCTACGCGGGCACCTCGTTCGCCACCCCCGACAAGCTCGGCACCCTGAAATACGGCACCCCGATCATGCACGTCACCGGTGACCGCACCGAGGAGCACGGCCTGGCCAGCGTCGGCTACGACGACGAGGGCGTGGCCGGGCAGCGCTGGGATCTGGTCCGCGACGGCGTGCTCGTCGGCTACCAACTCGACCGCGTGTTCGCGCCGCGGCTCGGCCTGACCCGCTCCAACGGCTGCTCCTACGCGGACTCCGCGCACCATGTGCCGATCCAGCGGATGGCCAATGTCTCGTTGCAGCCGGACCCAGAGCGCGACACCAGCACCGAGGAGCTGATCTCGCGGGTGCGCGACGGCATCTACATCGTCGGCGACAAGTCGTGGTCGATCGACATGCAGCGCTACAACTTCCAGTTCACCGGTCAGCGGTTCTTCCGCATTCGCGACGGCAAGCTCGACGGCCAGCTCCGCGATGTCGCCTACCAGGCCACCACCACCGACTTCTGGGGTGCGATGGAGGCGGTCGGCGGACCGTCCACCTGGCGGCTCGGCGGCGCGTTCAACTGCGGCAAGGCCCAGCCCGGCCAGGTCGCCGCGGTGAGCCACGGCTGCCCGTCGGTCCTGGTGCGCGGCATCAACATTCTCAACACCCGGACGGAGGCGGGCCAGTGA
- a CDS encoding metallopeptidase TldD-related protein has translation MIAAGEVVERALALSRADEAMVIVTDAHDASLRWAGNSMTTNGSSISRSWAVISIFRDGPRSARVGTIGSTSVDPAELESVVRRSEEAARAAAPAEDAMPLLDSGKPADDWADPAGSTGIEVFTDLARDLSVGFDGADRLYGFAHHTVHTTWLGTSTGLRRRFTQPTGSVEINGKRGTGTDLASAWVGVGTADFTDVDVPGLLGELSRRLGWAGRKVELPAGRYETLMPPATVADMMIYLHWEMEGRGAHEGHTAFSRAGGTRIGERLTDIPLTLYSDPRAAGLEYRPFVATSASSQAMSVFDNGLSAERVDWIRDGVIESLIYPRATAAEFDATATVPAGNLLLTGGSAATLDEMIARTERGLLLTTLWYIREVDPASLLLTGLTRDGVYLVENGEVTAAVNNFRFNESPLDLLRRATEAGATEITLPREWKDWFTRTAMPPLRIPDFHMSSVSQAT, from the coding sequence GTGATCGCCGCGGGCGAGGTCGTCGAGCGCGCGCTCGCACTGTCCCGCGCCGACGAGGCGATGGTGATCGTCACCGACGCGCACGACGCGTCGCTGCGCTGGGCAGGCAATTCGATGACCACGAACGGGTCATCGATCTCCAGGAGCTGGGCGGTGATCTCGATCTTCCGCGACGGTCCCCGGTCCGCGCGGGTCGGCACCATCGGCTCGACCAGCGTCGACCCGGCCGAGCTCGAGTCCGTGGTGCGCCGCAGCGAGGAGGCGGCCCGCGCCGCCGCGCCCGCCGAAGACGCGATGCCGCTGCTGGATTCGGGCAAGCCGGCCGACGACTGGGCCGATCCGGCCGGGAGCACCGGCATCGAGGTGTTCACCGACCTGGCCCGCGACCTGTCCGTCGGCTTCGACGGCGCGGACCGGCTGTACGGCTTCGCGCACCACACCGTGCACACCACCTGGCTCGGCACCTCGACCGGGCTGCGGCGCCGGTTCACCCAGCCGACCGGTTCGGTGGAGATCAACGGAAAGCGCGGCACCGGTACCGATCTCGCCAGCGCCTGGGTCGGGGTCGGCACCGCGGACTTCACCGATGTCGACGTCCCCGGCCTGCTCGGCGAGTTGTCCCGCCGCCTCGGCTGGGCGGGACGCAAGGTCGAATTGCCCGCGGGCCGTTACGAAACCCTGATGCCACCCGCCACCGTCGCCGACATGATGATCTACCTGCACTGGGAGATGGAGGGCCGCGGCGCGCACGAGGGGCACACCGCGTTCTCCCGCGCGGGCGGCACCCGAATCGGCGAGCGGCTCACCGACATTCCGCTGACGCTCTACTCCGACCCGAGGGCGGCGGGGCTCGAATATCGTCCGTTCGTCGCGACTTCCGCGTCGTCGCAGGCGATGTCGGTGTTCGACAACGGACTGAGCGCCGAGCGGGTGGATTGGATCCGCGATGGCGTCATCGAATCGCTGATCTATCCGCGCGCCACCGCGGCCGAATTCGACGCCACCGCCACGGTTCCCGCGGGCAACCTGCTGCTCACCGGCGGTTCCGCGGCGACGCTGGACGAGATGATCGCGCGCACCGAACGCGGCCTGCTGCTCACCACGCTGTGGTACATCCGCGAGGTCGATCCGGCGAGTCTGCTACTCACCGGGCTCACCAGGGACGGTGTCTATCTCGTCGAGAACGGCGAGGTCACGGCCGCGGTCAACAACTTCCGGTTCAACGAGAGCCCGCTGGATCTGCTGCGCCGGGCCACCGAGGCGGGCGCCACTGAGATCACCCTGCCCAGGGAGTGGAAGGACTGGTTCACCCGAACGGCCATGCCGCCGTTGCGTATTCCCGACTTCCACATGTCCTCGGTAAGTCAGGCAACCTGA
- a CDS encoding PPOX class F420-dependent oxidoreductase, whose product MTNTLGAVGKADYVLLTTFRKDGTPVGTAVWAVADGDKLYVWTVTDSWKVKRLRRNPAVTVQPCSVAGKPRGEIVEGTGRVLDQEGTERVRKLLMRKYWLMGPITILGSNLRRGKKGTIGIEITFP is encoded by the coding sequence ATGACGAACACGCTGGGGGCCGTCGGCAAGGCCGATTACGTCCTGCTGACCACGTTCCGCAAGGACGGCACGCCCGTCGGCACCGCGGTGTGGGCGGTCGCGGACGGGGACAAACTCTACGTGTGGACGGTGACCGACAGCTGGAAGGTGAAGCGGCTCCGGCGCAATCCGGCGGTCACCGTGCAGCCGTGCAGCGTGGCGGGCAAGCCGCGGGGCGAGATCGTCGAGGGCACCGGGCGCGTCCTCGACCAGGAGGGCACCGAGCGCGTGCGCAAACTCCTGATGCGCAAGTACTGGCTGATGGGCCCGATCACCATCCTCGGCAGCAACCTGCGCCGCGGCAAGAAGGGCACCATCGGCATCGAGATCACGTTTCCCTGA
- a CDS encoding PadR family transcriptional regulator, whose translation MSAVRLLVLGVMRLRQPTYGYAVRRELLSWRAETWTNVKPGSIYHALKQLTQEGKLSAYGTEDSSEGPGRTLFQLTDAGEAEFRKLMDEALVSVDMEELGAGIAFMDALPREHVLAKLREQRRRSEEVRTGLLAMIPDFPTRHEPPHSTDLLELWSGVFGNLARWTDGLVARIEAGEYRMPD comes from the coding sequence ATGTCGGCCGTGCGGCTGTTGGTGCTGGGGGTGATGCGGCTGCGTCAGCCGACGTACGGCTATGCCGTGCGCCGTGAACTGCTGTCCTGGCGCGCTGAGACCTGGACGAATGTGAAGCCGGGCTCGATCTATCACGCGCTGAAGCAGCTGACCCAGGAGGGAAAGCTGAGCGCGTACGGCACCGAGGACAGCAGCGAAGGGCCGGGCCGCACGCTGTTCCAGCTGACCGACGCGGGCGAGGCGGAGTTCCGCAAGCTGATGGACGAGGCGCTGGTCAGCGTCGACATGGAGGAACTCGGCGCGGGCATCGCGTTCATGGACGCGCTGCCACGGGAGCACGTCCTGGCGAAGCTGCGGGAACAGCGCCGCCGCAGCGAGGAGGTGCGCACCGGCCTGCTCGCGATGATCCCGGACTTTCCCACCCGCCACGAACCGCCGCACTCGACCGACCTGCTGGAACTGTGGAGCGGCGTCTTCGGGAACCTCGCGCGGTGGACCGACGGGCTGGTGGCCAGGATCGAGGCGGGCGAGTACCGAATGCCCGATTGA
- a CDS encoding glyoxalase produces MGDTAVPVLWGGNSAETLEFYRALGYQVTWEQHSPYVYLSVQRNGYELHFYRDKKDKREVGESQMGCLVMVDEVAELHAAFSKALRAHYGRIPARGVPRISRFRPGQTRFTVLDPGGNSVTYIQRGEPEFEYGGSRELQGLQRVLDNARILRFSKEDDEAARKTLEAGLRRFDATASTLDKARALAELTELAVAMGDPARADELRARITALDLAAEERAEIAAQLKIADELAEWLDQAD; encoded by the coding sequence ATGGGCGACACGGCCGTGCCGGTGCTGTGGGGCGGTAACTCCGCCGAAACGCTCGAGTTCTATCGCGCACTCGGCTACCAGGTGACCTGGGAGCAACACAGCCCGTACGTGTACCTCTCGGTGCAGCGCAACGGCTACGAGCTGCACTTCTATCGAGACAAGAAGGACAAGCGGGAGGTAGGCGAGTCCCAGATGGGCTGCCTGGTCATGGTCGACGAGGTGGCCGAGCTGCACGCCGCGTTCAGCAAAGCTCTGCGCGCGCACTACGGCCGGATTCCCGCGCGCGGCGTGCCCCGGATCAGCCGATTCCGTCCGGGGCAGACCAGATTCACCGTGCTCGACCCCGGCGGCAACAGCGTCACCTATATCCAGCGCGGCGAGCCCGAATTCGAGTACGGCGGCTCACGCGAACTCCAAGGGCTGCAACGAGTTCTGGACAACGCCCGCATCCTGCGCTTCTCCAAGGAGGACGACGAGGCCGCACGCAAGACGCTGGAGGCGGGGCTGCGCCGGTTCGACGCGACGGCATCGACGCTCGACAAGGCCCGCGCGCTGGCCGAACTCACCGAATTGGCGGTGGCCATGGGAGATCCGGCGCGCGCCGACGAGCTCCGCGCGCGGATCACCGCACTCGACCTCGCGGCCGAGGAACGCGCGGAGATCGCGGCGCAGCTGAAGATCGCCGATGAGCTCGCGGAGTGGCTGGACCAGGCGGACTAG
- the map gene encoding type I methionyl aminopeptidase, protein MVELKTRDEIARMRVTGQFVAEVLAQLRALAEVGVNLLELEAHVREQIRRRGAQSCYWDYAPSFGRGPFRNTVCLSVNDAVLHGLPFDYRLRDGDVLTMDLAVGIDGWVADAATTIVVGTPDEADLRLIRATEDALVAAIAVARPGNRIGDISAAIAAVARDYGYPVNTEFGGHGLGRTMHEDPHVANHGRAGRGYRLRPGLVIAIEPWFARTTDRIVTDPDGWTLRSADGSRTAHSEHTVAITETGPQVLTLAA, encoded by the coding sequence ATGGTGGAGCTGAAGACGCGGGACGAAATCGCCCGGATGCGGGTGACCGGGCAGTTCGTCGCCGAAGTGCTGGCGCAGTTGCGGGCGCTGGCCGAGGTCGGGGTGAATCTGCTCGAGCTGGAGGCGCACGTGCGCGAGCAGATCCGGCGGCGCGGCGCGCAATCCTGCTACTGGGACTACGCGCCCTCCTTCGGTCGCGGGCCGTTCCGCAATACCGTCTGTCTGTCGGTGAACGACGCTGTGCTGCACGGACTTCCGTTCGACTATCGGCTGCGGGACGGAGACGTGCTGACCATGGACCTCGCCGTCGGCATCGACGGCTGGGTGGCCGACGCGGCGACGACGATCGTGGTCGGCACGCCCGACGAGGCAGACCTGCGGCTGATCCGGGCCACCGAGGACGCCCTCGTCGCCGCGATCGCGGTCGCGCGGCCCGGCAATCGCATCGGCGACATCTCCGCCGCCATCGCCGCGGTGGCGCGCGACTACGGCTACCCGGTGAATACCGAATTCGGTGGTCACGGGCTCGGGCGCACCATGCACGAGGACCCGCACGTGGCCAATCACGGTCGCGCGGGTCGCGGCTATCGGCTGCGCCCCGGCCTCGTCATCGCGATCGAACCCTGGTTCGCGCGCACCACCGACCGCATCGTCACCGATCCCGACGGCTGGACGCTGCGCTCGGCCGACGGTTCGCGCACCGCGCACTCCGAACACACTGTCGCGATCACCGAAACCGGGCCGCAGGTGCTCACCCTTGCCGCCTGA
- a CDS encoding helix-turn-helix transcriptional regulator, with protein MVRLPLTPAQIDAGRRLGAALRTARASRDLTEVARAAGISPETLRKIETGRLPSPAFGTVVALSMVLELPLQDLADTWRAAGLAETA; from the coding sequence ATGGTCCGCCTTCCGTTGACGCCCGCGCAGATCGACGCGGGCCGCCGCCTCGGCGCCGCCCTGCGCACCGCTCGCGCGTCCCGCGATCTCACCGAAGTCGCTCGGGCAGCGGGCATTTCGCCGGAAACCCTGCGCAAGATCGAGACCGGACGACTCCCCTCCCCCGCCTTCGGCACCGTCGTCGCGTTGAGCATGGTGCTCGAGCTGCCATTACAGGACCTCGCGGACACCTGGCGCGCCGCAGGTCTCGCCGAAACGGCCTGA
- a CDS encoding PPOX class F420-dependent oxidoreductase: protein MTWNELGTSKFVLLTTYKKDGTPVGTPVWVAADGDRLVVWTNPKTWKVKRIRRNPEVTLRRCDARGRPADDEVYTGTATVLDADGTQRVRELVGRAYGVIGTLVITLHKLFRGADGSVGLAITRTP, encoded by the coding sequence ATGACTTGGAATGAGCTGGGTACGAGCAAATTCGTGCTGTTGACCACTTATAAGAAGGACGGGACGCCGGTCGGCACGCCGGTGTGGGTCGCCGCGGACGGGGATCGTCTCGTGGTGTGGACGAATCCGAAGACGTGGAAGGTCAAGCGGATTCGGCGCAATCCCGAGGTGACGTTGCGGCGGTGCGATGCGCGGGGACGGCCTGCGGACGACGAGGTGTACACCGGTACCGCCACGGTGCTCGATGCGGACGGCACGCAGCGGGTGCGCGAACTCGTCGGCCGTGCGTACGGGGTGATCGGCACCCTGGTCATCACGCTGCACAAGCTGTTTCGCGGCGCGGACGGCTCGGTCGGCCTCGCGATCACGCGCACGCCGTGA
- a CDS encoding epoxide hydrolase family protein, with the protein MTNTAIHPFRIDIPQTEVDELRRRLREVRVPEVVAGTEDDWGRGIAPRYLAELAAYWRDEFDWRAQEAKLNAFDQFTTEIDGQTIHFVHVRSAAEGAVPLLITHGYPGSVVEFLDVLGPLTDPAAHGGDPADAFHVVIASLPGFGFSMPLASTGWELARTADAFAELMTRLGYDRFVAQGGDVGAGVTSRLAAVYPERVIATHVNSDQGMLGLVGEQLPMPDGLSADDLAAIEQARASWAEQKGYLVLQSTQPNAIAAALTDSPIAQLAWIAEKLQTWTDPALPLGERVDRDLMLTNISIYWFTRSGASAAQFLWESAHSGMAWAAPSDVPQGWAIFGTSPLMRRVMNPGGHLEHFTEYTAGGHFPALEQPKLFLDDVRAFFRRRRG; encoded by the coding sequence ATGACGAACACAGCGATCCATCCCTTCCGTATCGACATTCCGCAGACCGAAGTGGATGAGCTGCGCAGGCGGTTGCGGGAGGTGCGGGTGCCGGAGGTGGTGGCGGGGACCGAGGACGATTGGGGGCGGGGGATCGCGCCGCGGTATCTGGCGGAGTTGGCGGCGTATTGGCGCGACGAATTCGATTGGCGGGCACAGGAAGCGAAGCTGAACGCGTTCGATCAGTTCACGACGGAGATCGACGGGCAGACGATTCACTTCGTCCATGTGCGCTCGGCGGCGGAAGGGGCGGTGCCGCTGTTGATTACGCACGGGTATCCCGGTTCGGTGGTCGAATTCCTCGATGTGCTGGGGCCTTTGACGGATCCGGCGGCACACGGGGGTGACCCGGCGGACGCGTTCCATGTCGTGATTGCGTCGCTGCCGGGGTTCGGGTTCTCCATGCCGCTGGCCTCGACCGGGTGGGAGTTGGCCCGGACGGCCGACGCGTTCGCCGAGCTGATGACCCGGCTCGGGTACGACAGGTTCGTGGCGCAGGGCGGTGATGTCGGCGCGGGCGTGACCTCCCGGCTGGCGGCCGTCTATCCGGAGCGGGTGATCGCGACCCACGTGAACAGCGACCAGGGCATGCTGGGGCTGGTCGGGGAGCAGTTGCCGATGCCGGACGGGCTGAGCGCGGACGATCTCGCCGCGATCGAGCAGGCCCGGGCGAGCTGGGCGGAGCAGAAGGGATATCTGGTCCTGCAATCCACGCAGCCGAACGCGATCGCGGCGGCGCTGACGGATTCGCCGATCGCGCAGCTGGCATGGATCGCGGAGAAGCTCCAGACGTGGACCGATCCGGCGCTGCCCCTCGGCGAACGCGTCGACCGTGACCTGATGCTGACCAACATCAGCATCTACTGGTTCACCCGCAGTGGCGCATCGGCCGCCCAATTCCTTTGGGAATCGGCGCATTCGGGCATGGCGTGGGCGGCGCCCTCCGATGTGCCGCAGGGGTGGGCGATCTTCGGCACCAGCCCGTTGATGCGCCGGGTGATGAACCCCGGCGGCCACCTCGAGCACTTCACCGAATACACCGCGGGCGGCCACTTCCCGGCCTTGGAACAGCCCAAATTGTTCCTCGACGACGTCCGCGCCTTCTTCCGCAGACGCCGCGGCTGA
- a CDS encoding multidrug efflux MFS transporter produces MSSSTLGHEPEHTPEPSNNASSPMSTAAKIALAVLLTGELMNILDDSVVLTAMPTLQRSLGAGSGVPQWLTAGTARRR; encoded by the coding sequence GTGAGTTCCTCCACGCTCGGCCACGAACCCGAGCACACCCCTGAGCCCTCGAACAACGCCTCATCGCCGATGTCGACGGCGGCCAAGATCGCCCTCGCGGTCCTGTTGACCGGCGAGCTCATGAACATCCTCGATGATTCGGTCGTCCTGACCGCGATGCCGACGCTGCAGCGGTCGCTCGGCGCCGGATCGGGCGTGCCGCAGTGGCTGACCGCGGGCACTGCTCGCCGTCGGTGA
- a CDS encoding MFS transporter yields the protein MTATKTAGRFARRVPQFGALISLAAVTAYGFQIGGHPEGSLLVMAVPVLLLGFGLGTIGGPVADLTLAEVPNESAGAASGLFNTALQLGYAVGIALTGPLFFATADGGATLTRAAFAGVLWWVGGALILMWALMFSLPAPTKGRTEDVPLS from the coding sequence ATGACCGCGACCAAGACCGCGGGACGTTTCGCGCGCCGCGTACCGCAGTTCGGCGCGCTGATCAGCCTTGCCGCGGTCACGGCCTACGGGTTCCAGATCGGCGGGCACCCCGAGGGGTCCTTGCTCGTCATGGCGGTTCCGGTGCTGCTGCTCGGGTTCGGTCTCGGCACGATCGGCGGCCCCGTCGCCGACCTGACCCTGGCCGAGGTCCCGAACGAGAGCGCAGGTGCGGCCTCGGGCCTGTTCAACACCGCGCTACAGCTCGGCTACGCCGTCGGCATCGCACTGACCGGCCCGCTGTTCTTCGCCACCGCCGACGGCGGCGCCACGCTCACCCGCGCCGCCTTCGCCGGCGTCCTGTGGTGGGTAGGCGGTGCCCTGATCCTGATGTGGGCCTTGATGTTCAGCCTGCCCGCACCAACCAAGGGCCGCACCGAAGATGTGCCGCTCTCGTGA